The genomic segment TGACAAACCGGTACTACGAAGAAGAAGCTGATTTTCCTGGTTTGAAAGTACTGAGTCATAATTAAAAATGCGCTTAAAGTTATTTACAAGCTTTTCCTTCACCTCGTTCATATCAGGATCATAACCCAGCTCTTTTGAAAGTGAAGTAACGCTTTTATCCGTAATGCCGCATGGAATGATGCCCTGGAACAAGGAAAGGTCGGTTGTGACATTAAAGGCGAAGCCGTGCATGGTAATCCAGCGGCTGACCTTAATGCCTATTGCGGCAATTTTCCTGTCTTCAATCCACACGCCTGTAAGTTTCTCAATTCTTCCGGCATGAAGACCGTAATCCCGGCAAGTAAGTATAATAACCTCCTCTATGCTGCGGAGGTAGAGGTGGGTATCCTGTTTCCACTCCGTGAGGTCCAGGATCGGGTAGCCCACGATCTGTCCCGGTCCGTGATAAGTGATATCGCCTCCTCTATCGATGTCGTAGACAGATATTCCCTTTTCCTTCAGGAAGTTTTCCGAACTGATGAGGTTTTTCCTGTCGGCAACCTTTCCCAAAGTGTACGTATGAGGATGTTCCAGG from the Ignavibacteria bacterium genome contains:
- the lipB gene encoding lipoyl(octanoyl) transferase LipB; translated protein: MRELVYYDLGLIDYEKAWDLQRKTFDSRRNKDVPDTLYLLEHPHTYTLGKVADRKNLISSENFLKEKGISVYDIDRGGDITYHGPGQIVGYPILDLTEWKQDTHLYLRSIEEVIILTCRDYGLHAGRIEKLTGVWIEDRKIAAIGIKVSRWITMHGFAFNVTTDLSLFQGIIPCGITDKSVTSLSKELGYDPDMNEVKEKLVNNFKRIFNYDSVLSNQENQLLLRSTGLS